One genomic region from Vibrio cyclitrophicus encodes:
- a CDS encoding heme NO-binding domain-containing protein: MKGIIFTEFLELVEEKFGLELLEEVLDMSEDEGIYTSVGSYDHKDLVKLIINLSKKTDIDAGSLQRVFGQSVFKNLLASLPNKASLAHSNTTFQFIQHVERYIHVEVKKLYPDAEPPEFSFITTTEAQLIFDYKSARCMSHVCLGLIEGCAEYHGESILVEMTPQNDDQSVVRFNLKVEK, from the coding sequence ATGAAAGGAATCATATTCACCGAATTTTTAGAGCTTGTTGAAGAAAAGTTTGGTTTAGAACTTTTGGAAGAAGTTTTAGATATGTCAGAAGACGAGGGGATCTATACATCGGTCGGAAGTTACGACCACAAAGATCTCGTGAAACTCATCATTAACCTGAGTAAGAAAACCGATATCGATGCAGGAAGTTTGCAACGCGTATTTGGGCAATCTGTATTTAAAAACCTGTTAGCCTCTTTGCCGAACAAAGCCAGCCTTGCACATAGCAATACCACTTTTCAATTTATTCAACACGTAGAGCGCTATATTCATGTAGAAGTGAAGAAGCTCTATCCCGACGCTGAACCACCAGAATTCAGTTTTATTACTACGACCGAAGCACAACTTATTTTTGACTACAAAAGCGCAAGGTGTATGTCTCATGTTTGTTTGGGACTAATTGAAGGATGCGCTGAATATCACGGGGAGTCTATCTTGGTAGAAATGACACCTCAGAATGATGACCAAAGCGTGGTTAGGTTTAATTTGAAAGTCGAAAAGTAA
- a CDS encoding fumarate hydratase: protein MTVIRKQDVISSVADALQYISYYHPLDFVQALEKAYEKEESQAAKDAIAQILINSRMSAEGHRPICQDTGIVTCFVNIGMDVRWETDQTVQQMVDEGVRQAYNNPDNPLRASVLMDPAGKRINTKDNTPAVVHINMVPGNKVEIQIAAKGGGSENKTKMVMLNPSDDIAEWVEKTLPTMGAGWCPPGMLGIGIGGTAEKAAVLAKESLMEHIDIQDLIDKGPENAEEELRLDIFNRVNKLGIGAQGLGGLTTVVDVKIKTAPTHAASKPVCLIPNCAATRHVHFTLDGSGPAELTPPKLEEWPDITWEAGANTRRVNLDEITKEDVQEWKTGETVLLSGKILTGRDAAHKRIQGMLESGEGLPEGVDLKGKFIYYVGPVDAVGDEAVGPAGPTTSTRMDKFTDMMLEETGIMGMIGKAERGPATVESIKQHKSVYLMAVGGAAYLVAKAIKKARVVAFEDLGMEAIYEFEVEDMPVTVAVDSNGVNAHQIGPDTWKVKIAEAEKA from the coding sequence ATGACGGTTATTCGTAAGCAAGATGTGATCAGCAGTGTCGCTGACGCACTTCAGTACATTTCTTATTATCACCCTTTAGACTTTGTCCAAGCCCTAGAAAAAGCGTACGAGAAAGAAGAAAGCCAAGCAGCAAAAGATGCTATCGCTCAGATTCTTATTAACTCGCGTATGTCTGCGGAAGGTCATCGTCCAATTTGTCAGGATACGGGTATTGTTACTTGTTTCGTGAACATCGGTATGGATGTTAGGTGGGAAACGGATCAAACAGTACAACAGATGGTTGATGAAGGCGTTCGTCAAGCTTACAACAATCCAGATAACCCATTGCGTGCATCTGTCCTAATGGACCCTGCAGGTAAGCGTATTAATACCAAAGACAACACACCAGCAGTTGTTCACATTAATATGGTTCCAGGCAACAAAGTTGAAATTCAAATCGCGGCAAAAGGCGGCGGTTCTGAGAACAAAACCAAGATGGTAATGCTTAACCCTTCTGATGATATTGCAGAGTGGGTAGAGAAGACGCTACCAACAATGGGCGCGGGCTGGTGTCCACCGGGCATGCTTGGTATAGGCATTGGCGGTACGGCTGAGAAAGCCGCGGTACTCGCTAAAGAATCTCTGATGGAACACATCGATATTCAAGACCTTATCGACAAAGGTCCAGAGAACGCAGAAGAAGAGCTTCGTTTAGACATCTTCAACCGTGTAAACAAGCTTGGTATTGGTGCACAAGGCCTTGGCGGTCTAACGACTGTGGTTGACGTTAAAATCAAAACAGCGCCAACGCATGCAGCTTCAAAGCCTGTTTGCTTGATCCCGAATTGTGCGGCAACGCGTCACGTTCACTTTACGCTAGACGGCAGCGGCCCTGCAGAACTAACACCACCCAAGCTAGAAGAATGGCCAGATATTACTTGGGAAGCTGGCGCAAATACACGCCGTGTTAACCTTGATGAAATTACTAAAGAAGATGTACAGGAGTGGAAGACTGGTGAAACTGTTCTTCTATCAGGTAAGATCTTAACCGGCCGTGATGCCGCTCATAAGCGTATTCAAGGTATGCTTGAAAGTGGTGAAGGTTTACCAGAAGGCGTCGACCTGAAAGGCAAGTTCATATACTACGTTGGCCCTGTCGATGCTGTGGGTGACGAAGCGGTAGGTCCTGCGGGCCCAACAACGTCTACTCGCATGGATAAGTTCACCGACATGATGCTAGAAGAAACCGGTATTATGGGCATGATTGGTAAAGCCGAGCGTGGCCCTGCAACGGTTGAGTCAATCAAACAGCATAAATCGGTTTACCTAATGGCCGTTGGTGGTGCAGCTTATTTAGTCGCGAAGGCAATTAAAAAAGCACGCGTGGTTGCGTTTGAAGATCTCGGTATGGAAGCGATTTACGAGTTTGAAGTTGAGGACATGCCGGTAACGGTAGCGGTTGACTCTAACGGCGTAAACGCACACCAGATCGGCCCTGACACGTGGAAAGTGAAAATTGCAGAAGCCGAAAAAGCGTAA
- a CDS encoding amino acid permease: protein MIGSSLIIAGTALGAGMLAIPMVLAQFGLLYGTLLMVLICFGTTYAALLLLEATIKAGGGLGLNSIARKTLGRQGQLLTNGLLYALLICLLMAYILGAGDLLSKLLSNFGIEITATTSQIVFTLIAGAVVASGTGVIDKLNRALFFVMLASLFATMTFLAPSMTQENLMQVTSHDHVDLIKTSAILFTSFGFMVVIPTLVSYNHEATDKQLRNMVIVGSLIPLVCYLCWLFAVVGNLSEEQFRSFKNVSDLMAAFEAQSPWVGNILSTFTGLALLTSFFGVAMALFNQNKDMFNKNTAVTYCISFILPLVGSLLAADKFLQVLNYAGIILVFLAVFVPLVMVHKQRFMKVADDRYRAEGGNVMMLFSLLFGCFLLVSQVI from the coding sequence ATGATAGGGAGCTCCCTAATTATCGCTGGTACCGCTCTCGGTGCTGGTATGCTTGCGATCCCAATGGTATTAGCTCAATTTGGATTGCTTTACGGCACACTGCTGATGGTTCTGATCTGTTTCGGCACCACTTACGCAGCATTATTACTTCTAGAAGCGACCATCAAAGCGGGTGGCGGTTTAGGATTAAATTCTATTGCCCGAAAAACCTTGGGTAGACAAGGCCAGCTACTCACTAACGGCTTGCTATACGCGTTATTGATTTGCCTATTGATGGCTTATATTTTGGGCGCAGGTGACTTGCTGAGTAAGTTACTGTCTAACTTTGGCATAGAGATCACCGCGACCACGAGCCAAATCGTGTTCACGCTTATTGCCGGAGCCGTCGTCGCAAGTGGTACTGGCGTAATTGATAAGCTCAACCGTGCACTGTTCTTCGTGATGTTAGCGAGCTTGTTTGCAACCATGACTTTTTTGGCGCCGAGTATGACTCAAGAAAACCTGATGCAGGTGACAAGTCATGACCACGTTGATCTCATTAAAACCAGTGCAATTCTGTTTACCAGTTTTGGTTTTATGGTTGTGATTCCAACTTTGGTTTCTTACAACCATGAAGCGACAGACAAACAGCTGCGTAACATGGTGATCGTCGGTTCTCTGATCCCATTAGTGTGTTACTTATGTTGGTTGTTTGCGGTAGTGGGTAACTTGAGCGAAGAGCAATTCAGAAGCTTCAAAAACGTATCAGATTTGATGGCGGCGTTTGAGGCTCAGTCTCCTTGGGTGGGTAATATACTTTCTACCTTTACAGGTTTGGCGTTGTTAACCTCTTTCTTTGGTGTGGCGATGGCGTTGTTCAACCAGAACAAAGATATGTTCAATAAAAATACGGCGGTAACTTATTGCATTAGCTTCATCTTACCGTTGGTGGGCTCATTACTTGCTGCAGATAAGTTCCTACAAGTCTTGAACTACGCAGGCATCATTTTGGTATTCTTGGCGGTGTTTGTTCCTTTAGTAATGGTTCACAAGCAGCGTTTCATGAAAGTTGCTGACGATAGGTACCGCGCCGAAGGTGGCAACGTAATGATGCTGTTTTCACTGTTGTTTGGTTGCTTCTTGCTTGTTTCACAAGTGATTTAA
- a CDS encoding ATP-binding protein → MDLASALEKKLKRQVAARKAAEALLEQKSLELFEANQQLELALRQLEKRSNANIRRIEFQEQIDNLLIDFGRAFLRNDLDDIMLSELTTNVTNSYLIEASRLILPPKLIPQLLTYDYGDETVGGLDQEIQEPQWQGNLLTVPLEVEKVIVGALIVKVRLLDQDYEFIESQLLLVTDLICSALTHQLAINRNIESRKRAEESERATRDFVAMINHELRTPLNGLLGSAELISDTDLTFSQREIVNNLSQSGEFLRTIINDLLDYSKINAGMLELIPKTFALDDLRNTIQSIFTNRAIEKQLEFNISVSSNVPTHFNGDLERITQLFVNLIGNAIKFTEEGHVNVGIEWNNSQFVFSVEDTGVGIAESAHKTLFEPFTQADNSSSRNYEGTGLGLAICRKLVALMNGHISVSSVVEVGTTFTISIPLKVIDISREDERVAKNVESNVELSLLKVLVVDDIKMNQIIIQQMLRKHEIEPVIASNGVEGFELASNNDYDIVFMDCRMPVMDGFEATEKLREKGYAKSIVALTAGTTLEERERCIQCGMDDILSKPYTANDLTEMLKKWGVSAVKVA, encoded by the coding sequence ATGGATCTGGCATCAGCCTTAGAGAAGAAGCTTAAACGTCAAGTCGCGGCACGGAAAGCGGCTGAAGCATTGTTGGAACAAAAGAGTCTTGAATTGTTTGAGGCAAACCAACAGCTTGAGCTTGCTTTGCGTCAGTTAGAAAAACGTTCGAACGCGAATATTCGCCGCATTGAGTTTCAAGAGCAAATCGACAATTTGTTGATCGATTTTGGGCGCGCGTTTCTTAGGAATGATCTCGATGACATCATGTTGTCTGAATTAACGACAAACGTGACGAACAGTTATTTAATTGAAGCCAGTCGTCTGATACTGCCACCTAAACTCATACCTCAACTTCTCACATATGATTACGGCGACGAAACGGTCGGTGGGTTAGATCAAGAGATTCAGGAACCTCAATGGCAAGGTAACTTGTTGACGGTGCCTCTTGAAGTGGAGAAGGTGATCGTTGGTGCACTGATCGTTAAGGTTAGGTTGCTCGATCAAGACTATGAGTTTATTGAGAGTCAACTTTTGTTAGTAACGGATTTGATATGCAGTGCGCTAACTCATCAGCTCGCGATTAACCGAAATATTGAATCACGCAAACGAGCAGAAGAGTCCGAAAGAGCAACTCGTGATTTCGTTGCAATGATTAACCACGAATTAAGAACCCCACTCAACGGCTTGTTAGGTAGTGCTGAATTGATCAGCGACACCGACTTGACCTTTTCTCAGCGTGAAATAGTCAACAACCTAAGTCAATCTGGTGAGTTCCTAAGAACCATCATTAATGACCTACTTGATTACAGTAAGATTAATGCGGGTATGTTGGAGCTGATTCCCAAGACATTTGCACTGGATGATTTGAGAAACACGATTCAAAGCATCTTCACCAATCGTGCGATTGAGAAGCAGCTTGAATTTAATATCAGCGTGTCCTCAAATGTACCTACTCATTTTAATGGGGATTTAGAACGCATCACTCAGCTATTTGTAAACCTAATCGGTAATGCGATTAAATTCACAGAAGAGGGACATGTGAATGTTGGTATCGAATGGAACAACAGCCAATTCGTTTTTTCTGTAGAAGATACCGGGGTTGGGATTGCCGAATCTGCACACAAAACTTTGTTTGAACCTTTTACTCAAGCTGATAATTCGAGTAGCCGAAACTATGAGGGTACCGGACTTGGCTTAGCGATTTGCCGTAAGTTGGTCGCTTTGATGAATGGTCATATTAGTGTGTCTAGTGTGGTTGAAGTCGGAACAACTTTTACTATTTCTATACCTTTAAAAGTTATCGATATATCGCGTGAAGATGAACGAGTGGCCAAAAATGTCGAATCAAACGTTGAGCTGTCTTTATTGAAAGTTCTGGTAGTTGATGATATCAAAATGAACCAAATCATCATCCAACAAATGCTACGTAAGCATGAGATTGAACCTGTTATCGCTAGTAATGGTGTAGAAGGGTTCGAGCTAGCCTCAAATAATGATTACGACATTGTTTTTATGGATTGCAGAATGCCGGTTATGGATGGCTTTGAAGCGACAGAAAAGCTCAGAGAGAAAGGTTACGCCAAATCTATAGTGGCACTGACTGCCGGCACAACATTAGAAGAGCGTGAACGTTGTATTCAGTGTGGAATGGATGACATCCTTAGTAAACCTTATACCGCGAACGACCTCACAGAGATGCTCAAGAAGTGGGGTGTTTCTGCTGTGAAGGTAGCGTAA
- the pabB gene encoding aminodeoxychorismate synthase component I: MNNNEFRSIQIKPLEYQSTLAKHLFSHIENLPWAMLLRSASESHVDSRYDILVAQPIATFETIGAETTVNVNEETLVSKKHFVSKSDPFELLDQYQQQLLPATKEHADLPFVGGALGYFSYDLGRRVEALPSLAKHDISAPDMAVGLYEWAVIVDHQLKTACIVGCNIDEHHDWLIQQASRPNRTHARFGLTTPWQSNMSEESYANKFNSVQEYLLSGDCYQINLAQRFNAQYQGSEWLAYEKLEQYNSAPFSGFIRLAECAIISVSPERFLELKDNIIETKPIKGTRPRSEDRKVDDAHAQDLLSAEKDQAENLMIVDLLRNDIGRVAKPGTVHVPKLFDIESFPAVHHLVSTIRADLDSKYSATDLLRACFPGGSITGAPKVRAMQIIEELEPHRRSAYCGSIGYISRNGRMDTSITIRTLVAENNTLYAWAGGGVVFDSDCASEYQETLDKLSRILPVLEEC; this comes from the coding sequence ATGAATAACAACGAATTTCGCTCTATCCAAATCAAGCCGCTTGAATATCAATCAACTTTAGCTAAACATCTGTTTTCTCATATTGAAAACCTACCGTGGGCAATGCTATTACGCTCCGCTTCAGAAAGCCATGTTGATAGTCGATACGATATTTTAGTTGCTCAACCCATCGCCACCTTCGAGACTATCGGTGCAGAAACGACCGTTAATGTTAATGAAGAAACTCTTGTTAGCAAAAAGCATTTCGTTTCAAAGTCGGATCCTTTCGAACTACTCGACCAATATCAACAGCAGTTATTACCGGCGACCAAAGAGCATGCTGATTTGCCATTCGTTGGCGGCGCTTTAGGCTACTTCAGTTACGATTTAGGGCGACGAGTAGAAGCTCTTCCCTCTCTTGCTAAGCATGATATTTCTGCGCCCGACATGGCGGTTGGTTTATATGAATGGGCAGTGATCGTTGACCATCAATTAAAAACAGCGTGTATTGTCGGCTGCAATATCGATGAACATCATGATTGGCTGATACAACAGGCCTCTAGGCCAAACCGAACACATGCGCGCTTTGGATTAACCACACCGTGGCAATCCAATATGAGCGAAGAGAGCTACGCCAATAAGTTTAATAGCGTGCAAGAGTATTTGTTATCGGGTGACTGTTATCAAATTAACTTAGCTCAGCGCTTCAATGCTCAATACCAAGGTAGTGAATGGCTCGCTTATGAGAAACTTGAACAGTACAACTCGGCGCCCTTTTCTGGTTTTATCCGATTGGCAGAGTGCGCAATCATTAGTGTTTCTCCGGAGCGTTTCTTAGAGCTTAAAGACAACATCATCGAAACTAAGCCAATTAAAGGTACGCGCCCTCGTTCTGAGGATCGTAAAGTTGATGATGCCCATGCTCAAGATTTGTTGAGTGCAGAAAAAGATCAGGCCGAAAACCTGATGATCGTTGACCTGTTACGTAATGATATTGGCCGTGTGGCAAAACCTGGTACGGTGCATGTCCCTAAACTGTTTGATATCGAAAGCTTCCCTGCTGTGCATCACTTAGTTAGTACAATCAGAGCCGACCTAGATTCTAAATACTCAGCAACCGACTTACTGAGAGCTTGCTTCCCTGGAGGTTCAATTACTGGCGCTCCAAAAGTGCGCGCTATGCAGATCATTGAAGAGTTGGAACCGCATCGACGCTCAGCGTATTGCGGCAGTATCGGCTACATCAGTAGAAATGGCAGAATGGACACCAGCATTACCATTCGTACGTTAGTTGCCGAGAACAACACGCTTTATGCTTGGGCTGGTGGTGGTGTGGTATTCGATAGTGATTGCGCCTCTGAATATCAAGAAACATTAGATAAGCTGAGTCGCATCCTTCCTGTGCTTGAAGAGTGTTAG
- the queD gene encoding 6-carboxytetrahydropterin synthase QueD yields the protein MRSELYKEFMFEAAHHLPHVPEGHKCGRLHGHSFLVRLYVEGEVDPHTGWVIDFSEIKAVFKPIYDRLDHYYLNDIEGLENPTSEVLAKWIWNELKPNLPLLSKVEIKETCTAGCIYRGE from the coding sequence ATGAGATCTGAGTTATACAAAGAGTTTATGTTTGAAGCAGCCCACCATCTTCCACACGTGCCGGAAGGGCATAAGTGCGGTCGTTTGCATGGCCACTCTTTTCTTGTTCGTTTGTACGTAGAAGGCGAAGTTGATCCGCATACTGGTTGGGTAATCGACTTTTCTGAAATCAAAGCCGTATTCAAACCAATCTACGACCGTCTCGACCACTATTACTTGAACGATATTGAAGGTTTAGAGAACCCAACGAGTGAAGTATTAGCTAAATGGATCTGGAACGAGCTAAAACCAAACTTGCCGCTTCTAAGCAAAGTTGAGATTAAAGAAACATGTACTGCAGGTTGTATCTACCGCGGTGAATAA
- a CDS encoding aromatic amino acid transport family protein yields the protein MNTTTSSANAVKDSSKFNYKDFTWCLSLFGTAVGAGVLFLPIKAGAGGFWPLVILALIAAPMTWFAHKSLARFVLSAKNPEADITDTVEEHFGKTGANIITFAYFFAIYPIVLIYGVGITNTVDSFLVNQMGMESIPRPLLSGALILAMTAGVVFGKELMLKATSAMVYPLVFILLALSFYLVPDWNTSMMETSPEWSAMPSIIWLAIPIIVFSFNHSPIISQFSKEQRRVYGEDAVKKTDAITGGAAMMLMGFVMFFVFSVVLSLSPEQLATAQAQNISVLSYLANVHESPLISYMGPLVAFAAITSSYFGHFLGAHEGLVGLIKSRSGSSISTIEKASLAFIVVTTWIVAVVNPSILGMIETMGAPMIAAILFLMPVFAMQKVPAMAKYKTSAPVQIFTALCGLAAISSVIYGAL from the coding sequence ATGAACACAACAACTTCTTCGGCAAATGCCGTTAAAGATTCAAGCAAGTTTAACTACAAAGATTTTACCTGGTGTTTATCACTATTTGGTACAGCAGTTGGTGCTGGCGTACTATTTCTTCCAATCAAAGCTGGTGCGGGTGGTTTTTGGCCATTAGTTATCCTAGCTCTAATCGCGGCACCAATGACTTGGTTCGCACACAAATCTCTAGCTCGTTTCGTACTGTCTGCTAAAAACCCTGAAGCCGATATTACAGACACAGTTGAAGAACATTTCGGTAAGACTGGCGCAAACATTATTACTTTTGCTTACTTCTTCGCTATCTACCCGATCGTTCTTATCTACGGTGTTGGTATCACAAACACGGTTGACTCTTTCTTAGTAAACCAAATGGGTATGGAATCCATTCCACGTCCTCTTCTTTCTGGTGCACTTATCCTTGCTATGACAGCGGGTGTTGTATTCGGTAAAGAGTTGATGCTTAAAGCAACTTCAGCGATGGTTTACCCACTAGTATTCATCTTACTAGCGTTATCTTTCTACCTAGTTCCTGATTGGAACACTTCAATGATGGAAACAAGCCCAGAATGGTCAGCAATGCCTTCTATTATCTGGCTTGCGATTCCAATCATCGTGTTCTCTTTCAACCACAGCCCAATCATTTCACAGTTCTCTAAAGAGCAACGTCGTGTATACGGTGAAGACGCAGTTAAGAAAACTGACGCGATCACTGGCGGCGCAGCAATGATGCTGATGGGTTTTGTAATGTTCTTCGTATTCTCTGTAGTGCTTTCTCTATCTCCAGAGCAACTAGCAACAGCACAAGCACAAAACATCTCTGTTCTTTCTTACCTAGCTAATGTTCACGAGTCTCCACTTATCTCTTACATGGGTCCTCTTGTAGCGTTTGCAGCGATTACTTCTAGCTACTTCGGTCACTTCCTAGGTGCTCACGAAGGTCTTGTTGGCCTAATCAAGTCTCGCTCTGGTTCTTCAATCAGCACGATTGAGAAAGCATCTCTAGCATTCATCGTTGTTACAACTTGGATTGTTGCGGTAGTTAACCCAAGCATCCTAGGTATGATTGAAACAATGGGTGCTCCAATGATTGCAGCTATCCTGTTCCTAATGCCTGTATTCGCGATGCAAAAAGTACCAGCAATGGCTAAGTACAAAACTTCAGCACCTGTGCAGATCTTTACAGCTTTATGTGGTCTAGCGGCTATTAGTTCTGTAATCTACGGCGCTCTTTAA
- a CDS encoding L-serine ammonia-lyase, whose product MISVFDIYKIGVGPSSSHTVGPMKAGKEFIDDLRSMGKLRDITKITVDVYGSLSLTGKGHHTDIAIIMGLAGNTPERVDIDSIAGFIARVEETERLPVGMHCHTVSFPRDGGMNFHTSNLSLHENGMSIHAWVDDEVAYSKTYYSIGGGFIVDEENFGKEEENPIKAPYEFTTAEELVNQCKESGLSISTLVMKNQAAFHSDEESRTYFANIWKTMRECMDRGMNTEGILPGPLRVPRRAAALRQQLMTSEKTTNDPMTVVDWVNMFAFAVNEENAAGGRVVTAPTNGACGIIPAVLAYYDKFIQTVTEKDYIRYFAASGAIGGLYKRNASISGAEVGCQGEVGVACSMAAAGLAELMGGSPEQVCMAAEIGMEHNLGLTCDPVAGQVQVPCIERNGIAAVKAINSTRMALRRSSAPTVSLDKVIETMLETGKDMNAKYRETSQGGLAVKVVC is encoded by the coding sequence ATGATTAGTGTATTTGATATCTATAAAATCGGTGTTGGTCCATCGAGCTCACACACAGTTGGACCAATGAAAGCGGGTAAAGAATTTATTGATGACCTACGTTCAATGGGAAAATTGCGCGACATCACTAAAATCACCGTGGACGTATATGGATCACTATCACTGACAGGGAAAGGTCACCACACAGATATCGCAATCATCATGGGTCTTGCTGGCAATACTCCTGAGCGTGTTGATATCGACTCTATTGCTGGCTTCATTGCTCGCGTAGAAGAAACTGAACGTCTACCTGTTGGTATGCACTGTCATACTGTTTCATTCCCACGCGATGGTGGAATGAACTTCCACACTAGCAACCTTTCTCTGCACGAGAATGGCATGAGCATTCATGCTTGGGTTGATGACGAAGTAGCATACTCAAAAACATACTACTCCATTGGTGGCGGTTTCATCGTTGACGAAGAGAACTTCGGCAAAGAAGAAGAAAACCCAATCAAAGCACCTTACGAATTCACAACAGCTGAAGAGCTGGTTAATCAGTGTAAAGAAAGCGGTCTTTCTATCAGTACATTGGTTATGAAAAACCAAGCGGCTTTCCACTCAGACGAAGAGTCTCGCACTTACTTCGCTAACATCTGGAAAACGATGCGTGAGTGTATGGACCGCGGTATGAATACTGAAGGTATCCTACCTGGTCCACTGCGTGTTCCTCGTCGTGCAGCAGCACTTCGCCAACAGCTAATGACTTCAGAAAAAACAACCAATGACCCAATGACGGTTGTTGACTGGGTAAACATGTTTGCTTTCGCCGTAAACGAAGAAAACGCAGCTGGCGGCCGTGTAGTAACGGCACCAACAAACGGCGCATGTGGCATCATCCCTGCTGTATTAGCTTACTACGATAAGTTCATCCAAACGGTGACAGAGAAAGACTACATCCGTTACTTCGCAGCTTCTGGCGCGATCGGTGGTCTTTACAAACGTAACGCTTCTATCTCTGGCGCTGAAGTTGGCTGTCAGGGTGAAGTTGGCGTGGCATGTTCTATGGCGGCGGCTGGTCTTGCTGAACTTATGGGTGGTAGCCCAGAGCAAGTATGTATGGCTGCAGAAATCGGTATGGAGCACAACCTAGGTCTAACGTGTGACCCAGTTGCTGGCCAAGTACAAGTACCATGTATCGAGCGTAACGGTATTGCTGCAGTGAAAGCAATCAACTCGACTCGTATGGCACTGCGTCGTTCTTCTGCTCCCACTGTTTCTCTAGATAAAGTTATCGAAACGATGCTAGAAACAGGCAAAGACATGAACGCTAAATACCGTGAGACGTCTCAAGGTGGTTTGGCTGTTAAGGTTGTTTGTTAA
- a CDS encoding CoA pyrophosphatase gives MNKDNFLQQFQLNPTVGYHPESVERVSHITEDQLRKAAVVVGLVEREDGLHVIFTKRAAHLKRHPGQVSFPGGKHELSDPSMQFTALRELHEEVGIRSDQVKIVGQLPALSTISKFSVTPIVAMVDPDYEAIIDENEVASIFEVPATYVLDQAKLHSHTVNFKKIKHRVFAMPFEEHLIWGVTAQIIQSLQRHVVQQIT, from the coding sequence ATGAATAAAGATAACTTCCTTCAGCAATTCCAACTTAACCCAACCGTTGGCTATCACCCAGAGTCTGTTGAGCGTGTTTCTCACATAACAGAGGATCAACTTCGTAAAGCAGCAGTAGTGGTAGGTTTAGTTGAAAGAGAGGATGGTTTACATGTCATTTTTACTAAAAGAGCAGCTCACCTTAAGCGCCATCCTGGCCAAGTCAGTTTTCCTGGAGGGAAGCACGAACTTTCCGACCCATCCATGCAGTTTACGGCACTGAGAGAGCTCCACGAAGAGGTCGGAATTCGATCAGATCAAGTTAAAATTGTTGGGCAATTACCAGCATTGAGTACCATTAGTAAATTTTCTGTGACACCGATTGTTGCCATGGTCGATCCTGACTATGAAGCCATCATCGATGAGAACGAAGTTGCCTCAATTTTTGAGGTTCCAGCCACCTATGTTTTAGACCAAGCCAAGTTGCACAGTCACACGGTGAATTTTAAGAAAATTAAGCATCGTGTTTTTGCGATGCCCTTCGAAGAGCACCTAATTTGGGGCGTTACGGCTCAAATCATCCAATCACTGCAGCGACACGTAGTGCAACAAATTACATAG